In Paenibacillus sp. FSL M7-0420, a single genomic region encodes these proteins:
- a CDS encoding sensor histidine kinase, with translation MKLSLRFKVSALVLLLVTPLFLFLSYTNLYSTNIVREKVAKSASDTLTLHLGTLDELLEQTSHYLLRTANENMLLELYSDSGPDSVNYYLSIRKLMDQWYSDVSYYTIIRSVFVYHQDRDELFLSSQKEYYQEKEMIASGLSSHLKTPNLQASLKWETVTLGGEPVLFKVLPDKSGRLLMGVLVSIDSLAQPLTQLESTGGSGQVGMIDNDGKLLWGQFASEDLALIRSRLNQPNPRADASIRLSNGNSYLLIDKPSQYSNLNVFFLLDEKSILDELPVFQRIIKVIPFVIILVMVILLALLSRLVFKPIQQLTSGMRILGKGQLEYRLKDGNSREFQIITMQFNQMAEQIGNLKIDVYEEQMKVQQAELKHLQAQINPHFFMNSLNIVFHLVELKQYALIKKMIGHLVSHFRFIMNTNDAWLPLRSELGHIQNYIEIQMVMYPNKLSYEVLLPQELESTLIPPLLIQPFVENAIKHGFNNNSKPFNVGITVSEEAGESGDSCIAIQIRDSGPGFSAAQLDRLNHGVYERKPTDRHLGIWNVYRRMLMFYNNRARLTFHNAPDGGAVVEIRLPVQKEL, from the coding sequence GTGAAACTATCATTGCGATTCAAAGTGAGTGCCCTTGTCCTGCTGCTGGTCACGCCGCTGTTCCTCTTTCTCTCTTACACCAACCTCTATTCCACCAACATTGTCCGGGAGAAGGTTGCGAAGTCCGCTTCGGACACGTTGACCCTGCACTTAGGTACACTCGATGAGCTGCTGGAGCAGACCAGCCATTATCTGCTGCGTACGGCCAATGAAAACATGCTGCTGGAGCTCTATTCCGACAGCGGTCCCGACAGCGTCAATTATTATCTGTCCATCCGTAAGCTGATGGACCAGTGGTACAGCGATGTCAGCTACTATACCATTATCCGCAGTGTCTTCGTCTACCATCAGGACCGGGATGAACTCTTCCTGAGCAGCCAGAAGGAGTATTACCAAGAGAAGGAGATGATTGCCTCGGGGCTGTCTTCACACCTCAAGACCCCTAATCTCCAGGCCTCCCTGAAGTGGGAGACCGTGACCCTCGGCGGAGAGCCGGTGTTATTCAAGGTGCTGCCGGACAAGAGCGGCCGGCTTCTCATGGGGGTACTGGTCAGCATCGACTCTCTGGCCCAGCCCCTGACCCAGCTGGAGTCTACCGGAGGCAGCGGACAGGTCGGCATGATCGACAATGACGGTAAGTTACTCTGGGGCCAGTTCGCCAGTGAAGATCTTGCGCTCATCCGCAGCCGGCTTAATCAGCCCAACCCTCGTGCGGATGCCTCGATTCGCCTGAGTAACGGCAATTCGTATCTGCTGATTGACAAGCCCTCTCAATATTCCAATCTGAATGTCTTTTTCCTGCTCGACGAGAAATCCATTCTGGACGAGCTGCCGGTCTTCCAGCGGATCATCAAGGTGATTCCCTTCGTCATTATCCTCGTAATGGTTATCCTGCTGGCTCTGCTTAGCAGACTGGTGTTCAAGCCTATCCAACAATTGACCAGCGGGATGCGCATTCTGGGGAAGGGACAGCTGGAATACCGGCTGAAGGATGGCAACAGCAGGGAGTTCCAGATCATTACGATGCAATTCAACCAGATGGCGGAGCAGATCGGCAATCTCAAGATTGATGTGTATGAGGAGCAGATGAAGGTGCAGCAAGCGGAGCTGAAGCATCTTCAGGCGCAGATCAATCCCCATTTTTTCATGAATTCCTTGAACATCGTCTTTCATCTGGTAGAGCTGAAGCAATATGCGCTAATCAAAAAAATGATCGGACATCTGGTCTCCCACTTCCGGTTCATCATGAATACCAACGACGCCTGGCTTCCGCTGCGCAGCGAGCTAGGTCATATTCAGAACTATATTGAGATCCAGATGGTCATGTATCCGAACAAGCTGTCTTATGAGGTGCTGCTTCCGCAGGAGCTTGAGTCTACGCTGATTCCGCCGCTGCTGATCCAGCCCTTCGTCGAGAATGCCATCAAGCATGGCTTCAATAACAATTCGAAGCCCTTCAATGTCGGCATCACAGTCAGTGAAGAAGCCGGAGAGAGCGGCGATTCCTGCATTGCCATTCAGATCCGCGATTCCGGGCCGGGCTTCTCCGCGGCTCAGCTCGACAGGCTCAATCATGGCGTATATGAGCGCAAGCCGACAGACCGCCATCTGGGAATATGGAACGTATACAGACGCATGCTGATGTTCTATAACAACCGGGCACGGCTTACCTTCCATAATGCTCCAGACGGAGGCGCGGTTGTGGAAATCAGACTACCTGTTCAAAAGGAGCTGTGA
- a CDS encoding response regulator translates to MYRVLIVDDQYFALLGLQQGVDWSALSVSDVCLAENVDQAIAVLEQQPVDLLICDIEMPGRSGLELLAWVKQSAPGTLTIMLTCHADFEYAQRAIYHGAFHYLLKPVDYEELMKISREALFEISKQREQQQFEALIQKYRRQWEHQLPLLVERFWQDILSQRAAPVLESLTLPANTYNLDLQPGDRYFLALLGLEQWKENLSARDETIMEYALRNMADELLLSGLEGTVLQDQVGHNLAVIYVRGDMNAAWHTLEQNGRTFLDTCGRLLHCSLSIYISAGVPLSGIMSAYTDVTEREQRNLNRSRQVFGPEDQAYSRDQPLAPVPQAAPMHIFGEWATLLELGELEELERRVTLWFSGIGPGRWTSELHRQLIHGILFIVHTVLAKKGLSAHASAELKPLMDKENYPKQSASLQSWAMECLRAVMHLLQTSNNVSSATVSKIRQYIRSRLSEEITRDELAAYVYLNPAYLSRLFKKETGLSISDVIIQERLQKAKQLLEETELKITDIAEQVGYTSLGSFSNLFKRIVGATPQQYRARNKK, encoded by the coding sequence ATGTACAGAGTTCTAATCGTTGACGACCAATACTTTGCCTTGCTCGGCCTCCAGCAGGGGGTGGATTGGAGCGCGCTTAGCGTGTCAGATGTCTGTCTGGCGGAGAACGTAGACCAGGCGATTGCCGTTCTTGAGCAGCAGCCTGTAGACCTGCTGATCTGCGATATCGAAATGCCGGGCAGAAGCGGCCTGGAGCTGCTGGCCTGGGTGAAGCAATCCGCTCCCGGCACGCTGACGATTATGCTGACCTGCCATGCCGATTTCGAGTATGCCCAGCGCGCGATTTATCACGGTGCCTTCCATTATCTGCTCAAGCCGGTAGACTATGAAGAATTGATGAAAATCTCCCGTGAGGCGCTATTCGAGATCAGTAAGCAGAGAGAGCAGCAGCAGTTCGAGGCCCTGATCCAGAAGTACCGGAGACAGTGGGAGCATCAGCTCCCCCTGCTGGTGGAACGGTTCTGGCAGGATATTCTCAGCCAGCGGGCAGCGCCCGTGCTGGAATCGCTCACCCTTCCGGCGAACACCTATAATCTGGATCTGCAGCCTGGAGACCGCTACTTCCTCGCTCTGCTGGGGCTGGAGCAGTGGAAGGAGAACCTTAGCGCACGGGATGAGACGATTATGGAATATGCACTGCGCAACATGGCCGATGAGCTGCTGCTAAGCGGGCTGGAAGGCACTGTGCTGCAGGATCAGGTCGGCCATAATCTGGCGGTCATCTACGTGCGTGGCGATATGAACGCCGCCTGGCATACGCTGGAGCAGAATGGCCGCACCTTCCTGGATACCTGCGGGCGGCTGCTGCATTGCTCCCTGTCGATCTACATCAGCGCAGGTGTCCCTCTGTCCGGAATCATGAGCGCTTACACGGATGTCACGGAGCGGGAACAACGCAACCTGAACCGTTCGCGTCAGGTGTTCGGACCGGAGGATCAGGCCTATAGCCGAGATCAGCCGCTTGCGCCGGTGCCTCAGGCAGCGCCTATGCATATCTTCGGAGAGTGGGCGACCCTCCTGGAGCTTGGCGAGCTGGAGGAGCTGGAGCGCCGCGTGACCCTGTGGTTCTCGGGCATCGGGCCCGGCCGCTGGACAAGTGAGCTGCACCGCCAGCTTATCCACGGCATCCTGTTCATTGTACACACCGTTCTCGCCAAAAAAGGCTTATCCGCTCACGCCTCAGCGGAGCTGAAGCCCTTGATGGATAAGGAAAATTATCCGAAGCAGTCCGCTTCGCTCCAGAGCTGGGCGATGGAATGCCTGCGAGCCGTAATGCACTTATTGCAGACAAGCAATAACGTATCCTCGGCCACGGTGTCCAAGATTAGGCAGTATATCCGCTCGCGTCTGAGCGAGGAGATCACCCGCGACGAACTCGCGGCCTATGTCTACCTGAACCCGGCCTACTTGTCCCGGCTGTTCAAGAAGGAGACCGGGCTGTCGATCTCCGATGTGATCATTCAGGAAAGGCTGCAGAAGGCCAAGCAGCTGCTGGAGGAGACCGAGCTGAAGATCACCGACATCGCCGAGCAGGTCGGATACACCAGCCTCGGCAGCTTCTCCAACCTGTTCAAGCGGATCGTCGGCGCCACACCGCAGCAGTACCGTGCGCGGAATAAGAAGTGA
- a CDS encoding IS256 family transposase, producing the protein MTIVPEHMLNNLFEKLVKDFMKENMESLLRAEIQGFMASEEAGASNSRNGYYTRDLHTRYGHIEDLQVPRDRQGLFQTQMFEPYQRREGWLEEAVIQMYKSGMGTRDVARFIESMFGSHYSPTTISNITATVLEDIHQWQKRPLSKRYSVIYLDGLYVKLKRGTVRGEVVYFAMGIDEEGQRQILGFYVGGQESSNGWREVLKDLYARGAQEVLLGVFDGLPGLDAAFKETYPQADVQHCVVHKVRATLPKIRVEHKTDVIKALKTVYDAPDEVVARANFDTVKAKWNALYPKEMRSWEEQLSTLLTFYKYPEPMRKAIYTSNPIERMNKEIRKRLKPMNSLTNMDAAEKIVYLEMLGYNERFGQRVTPGFGVDTVKKKLSQLYEARYPSLPTAEEE; encoded by the coding sequence ATGACTATTGTACCCGAACATATGCTAAATAATCTATTTGAAAAACTTGTTAAAGACTTCATGAAAGAGAATATGGAATCGCTCCTGCGTGCCGAAATCCAAGGGTTTATGGCGAGTGAAGAAGCCGGTGCCAGCAATAGCCGTAACGGATACTATACACGGGATCTGCACACGAGATACGGCCATATTGAGGATCTTCAGGTTCCCCGGGACCGCCAGGGTCTCTTTCAAACTCAGATGTTTGAACCGTACCAGCGGCGGGAGGGCTGGCTGGAGGAGGCGGTGATCCAGATGTATAAATCCGGCATGGGTACCCGGGACGTGGCCCGATTTATTGAAAGCATGTTCGGCAGCCATTACTCGCCCACCACCATCAGTAACATCACCGCTACGGTGCTGGAGGACATTCACCAGTGGCAGAAACGTCCGCTGAGCAAGCGCTACTCTGTGATTTACCTGGATGGGCTGTACGTGAAGCTGAAACGGGGCACGGTCCGGGGTGAAGTCGTCTATTTTGCCATGGGAATCGACGAAGAAGGTCAGCGTCAAATCCTGGGGTTCTACGTGGGGGGTCAAGAGAGCTCGAATGGCTGGCGGGAGGTGCTCAAAGATCTGTACGCACGCGGGGCCCAGGAAGTGCTGCTGGGTGTATTTGATGGACTGCCGGGGCTAGATGCGGCCTTTAAAGAAACCTACCCGCAGGCGGATGTGCAGCATTGTGTGGTGCACAAAGTACGAGCCACGTTACCCAAAATCCGGGTGGAGCACAAAACCGATGTAATTAAAGCCCTGAAGACCGTGTATGATGCACCGGATGAGGTCGTGGCCCGGGCGAACTTTGACACGGTGAAAGCGAAGTGGAATGCGTTATACCCGAAGGAAATGCGGTCTTGGGAGGAGCAGCTTTCTACGTTACTGACGTTCTACAAGTACCCGGAACCGATGCGTAAAGCGATTTACACGTCCAATCCCATTGAGCGAATGAACAAGGAAATCCGCAAACGTCTGAAGCCGATGAACAGTCTGACCAACATGGATGCGGCAGAAAAAATCGTGTATCTGGAGATGTTAGGCTACAACGAAAGGTTTGGGCAGCGAGTGACCCCTGGCTTTGGGGTGGACACGGTGAAAAAGAAGCTCAGCCAGCTCTATGAAGCCCGCTACCCTTCGTTGCCGACAGCCGAAGAAGAGTAA
- the araA gene encoding L-arabinose isomerase: MSTVSDKQFWFVVGSQHLYGDEALGEVKAHAQEMTDALNNSGVLPYPLVLQDLAVSADKITSIMKEVNYRDEVAGVITWMHTFSPAKMWIRGTKLLQKPLLHLATQYNESIPWATIDMDFMNLNQAAHGDREYGFINARLKKQNKVVVGYWERPEVQKQIAEWMDVAVAYNEGFNIKVARFGDNMRNVGVTEGDKVEAQIQFGWTVDYFGIGDLVAYVNEVKQEGIDALFAEYTKLYAVDYGTYSKEDWEASVKVQASYEIALKRFLDAGGYNAFTSNFEDLHGMKQLPGLAVQRLMAQGYGFAGEGDWKTAALDRLMKVMSHNLNTGFMEDYTYEMAAGQEAILQSHMLEVDPSLASNQPKIIVSPLGIGDREDPARLVFDGKAGEGVVVSMADFGTHYKLLINEVTAFEPTVPAPNLPVARVLWQVKPNFQDGVRAWIENGGGHHTVVSLNLTTDQIVTYAKLVGLEYVIIK, encoded by the coding sequence ATGTCAACAGTAAGCGACAAGCAATTCTGGTTCGTAGTAGGATCGCAGCACCTGTATGGAGATGAAGCGCTGGGTGAAGTGAAGGCTCACGCCCAGGAAATGACCGATGCGCTCAACAACAGCGGGGTGCTTCCTTATCCGCTGGTATTGCAGGATCTGGCCGTTAGCGCAGACAAAATCACCTCCATCATGAAAGAAGTGAACTATCGTGATGAGGTTGCGGGTGTAATTACCTGGATGCATACCTTCTCCCCGGCCAAAATGTGGATTCGCGGCACGAAGCTGCTGCAGAAGCCTCTGCTGCATCTGGCTACCCAGTACAATGAGAGCATTCCTTGGGCAACCATTGACATGGACTTCATGAACCTTAACCAGGCTGCCCATGGTGACCGTGAATATGGCTTTATCAATGCCCGTCTGAAGAAGCAGAATAAGGTCGTTGTAGGATACTGGGAACGCCCGGAAGTCCAGAAGCAAATTGCCGAGTGGATGGATGTTGCCGTAGCGTATAACGAAGGCTTCAATATCAAGGTTGCCCGCTTCGGCGACAACATGCGCAATGTTGGTGTTACTGAAGGCGATAAGGTAGAAGCTCAGATTCAGTTCGGCTGGACCGTAGACTACTTCGGTATCGGCGATCTGGTAGCCTATGTGAATGAAGTGAAGCAGGAAGGGATTGATGCCCTGTTCGCAGAATATACCAAGCTGTATGCCGTTGATTACGGCACTTACAGCAAGGAAGACTGGGAAGCCAGCGTGAAGGTGCAGGCGAGCTATGAGATTGCCCTTAAGCGCTTCTTGGATGCAGGCGGCTACAATGCCTTCACCTCCAACTTCGAGGACCTGCACGGCATGAAGCAGCTTCCGGGTCTGGCTGTTCAGCGCCTGATGGCCCAAGGCTACGGTTTCGCCGGTGAAGGGGACTGGAAGACTGCGGCCCTGGACCGCCTGATGAAGGTGATGAGCCACAACCTGAACACCGGGTTCATGGAAGATTACACCTACGAAATGGCAGCCGGACAGGAAGCGATTCTCCAGTCCCACATGCTGGAGGTTGATCCGAGCCTGGCCAGCAACCAGCCGAAGATCATTGTCTCCCCGCTGGGAATCGGCGACCGCGAAGACCCGGCCCGTCTCGTCTTCGACGGCAAGGCAGGCGAAGGTGTCGTGGTATCGATGGCTGACTTCGGCACTCATTACAAGCTGCTAATCAACGAAGTTACTGCCTTCGAACCTACCGTTCCGGCTCCGAATCTTCCGGTAGCCCGCGTACTGTGGCAGGTGAAGCCGAACTTCCAGGACGGAGTAAGAGCCTGGATCGAGAACGGCGGCGGCCACCACACGGTCGTATCGCTCAACCTGACTACCGACCAAATCGTTACCTACGCCAAGCTGGTGGGTCTGGAATACGTGATTATTAAGTAA
- a CDS encoding L-ribulose-5-phosphate 4-epimerase, translating to MLEQLKEEVYEANLELPKHGLVKYTWGNVSAVDRASSLFVIKPSGVSYDKMKPSDMVVVDFDGNVVEGEMRPSSDTATHAVLYKHYAEIGGIVHTHSTWATIWAQAGLDVPVMGTTHADTFYGSVPCTRFLTQEEIDRGYEAETGHVIIETFEQRGLDVMAIPGVLLKGHAPFTWGKDAHAAVMNSVVLEEVSKMNHFARQLNTFAEELPQRILDKHYLRKHGKDAYYGQK from the coding sequence ATGCTGGAGCAACTGAAGGAAGAGGTGTATGAGGCCAATCTGGAGCTGCCTAAGCACGGGCTGGTCAAATACACCTGGGGCAATGTGAGCGCGGTGGACCGGGCGAGCAGTCTGTTCGTCATCAAGCCGAGCGGCGTCAGCTATGACAAGATGAAGCCGAGCGATATGGTCGTTGTGGACTTCGATGGCAATGTGGTGGAGGGAGAGATGCGTCCTTCCTCGGATACAGCGACCCATGCTGTACTCTACAAGCATTACGCCGAGATCGGAGGCATCGTGCATACGCATTCCACGTGGGCAACCATCTGGGCTCAGGCCGGACTGGATGTTCCGGTTATGGGGACGACACATGCAGACACCTTCTATGGTTCTGTACCGTGCACCCGGTTCCTGACACAGGAAGAGATTGACCGCGGTTATGAAGCAGAGACCGGGCATGTGATCATTGAGACTTTTGAACAGCGGGGGCTGGATGTGATGGCGATTCCCGGCGTTCTGCTGAAGGGCCACGCGCCGTTCACGTGGGGCAAGGATGCCCACGCTGCTGTCATGAACAGTGTGGTGCTGGAGGAAGTGTCCAAGATGAACCACTTTGCCCGCCAGCTGAACACCTTCGCCGAGGAGCTGCCGCAGCGGATTCTGGACAAGCATTATCTGCGCAAGCACGGCAAGGATGCGTATTACGGACAGAAGTAA
- a CDS encoding xylulokinase produces MDQNIKQAILKGETSLGIEFGSTRIKAVLIDQGFETVASGSYEWENLLEGGYWTYPLTDIIKGLQAAYREMKQEVAQKYGVTLTTVGSIGFSAMMHGYMAFDSAGELLVPFRTWRNATTGAAAKELTELFQFNIPERWTIAHLYQAILNGEEHVPQATFVTTLGGYIHWLLTGSKAIGIGDASGVFPIDEASQDYHPAMVSQFDELIAAKNYPWKLSDLLPKVYAAGEQAGVLTEAGARLLDESGDLLAGIPLCPPEGDAGTGMVATNSVRKRTGNISVGTSVFAMIVLEKDLTAVYPEIDMVTTPDGSPVGMVHANNCSSDINAWVGLFREFSEAMGFKADPAKLFSVLFNKALEADADGGGLLSYGYFSGENITGMEKGRPLFVRSPESRFTLGNFMRTHLFSAFGALKIGMDILTLKEQVSIDSILAHGGLFKTPVVGQRIVAAAMNVPVSVMSTAGEGGAWGMAILASYMKNRAQQERLDDFLDQKVFKDIEGETIHPVAADVKGFELFMERYTAGLAIEQAAVDHLVENGGH; encoded by the coding sequence ATGGATCAGAACATCAAGCAAGCGATACTTAAGGGAGAGACATCACTGGGTATCGAATTTGGGTCCACACGTATCAAGGCCGTCCTGATTGATCAGGGGTTCGAGACGGTTGCATCCGGAAGCTACGAGTGGGAGAACCTGCTGGAAGGCGGGTACTGGACGTATCCCCTCACCGATATCATCAAGGGGCTGCAAGCGGCTTACCGCGAGATGAAGCAGGAGGTTGCACAGAAATACGGGGTTACGCTTACTACTGTCGGTTCGATCGGATTCTCAGCAATGATGCACGGATATATGGCCTTTGACAGCGCGGGTGAGCTGCTGGTTCCGTTCCGGACCTGGCGTAATGCTACAACCGGTGCGGCGGCCAAGGAATTAACAGAGCTGTTCCAGTTCAATATTCCGGAGCGCTGGACCATTGCCCACCTGTATCAGGCGATTCTGAACGGGGAAGAGCATGTCCCGCAGGCAACGTTCGTAACGACGCTGGGCGGATACATCCATTGGCTGCTGACCGGCAGCAAGGCGATCGGGATTGGCGATGCCTCCGGGGTCTTCCCTATAGATGAAGCTTCACAGGATTACCACCCGGCCATGGTCAGCCAGTTCGATGAGCTGATTGCCGCTAAGAATTACCCTTGGAAGCTGAGTGATCTTCTGCCCAAGGTCTACGCTGCAGGCGAGCAGGCAGGGGTGTTAACGGAAGCCGGAGCGAGACTGCTGGATGAATCCGGGGACCTGCTGGCAGGCATTCCGCTCTGTCCTCCAGAGGGCGATGCCGGAACCGGAATGGTCGCTACGAACAGTGTGCGCAAACGGACCGGTAATATCTCTGTAGGCACCTCCGTGTTCGCCATGATCGTGCTGGAGAAGGACCTTACAGCGGTATACCCTGAGATCGACATGGTGACTACCCCGGATGGCAGTCCGGTAGGGATGGTGCATGCCAACAACTGCTCCAGCGATATCAATGCCTGGGTCGGCTTGTTCCGGGAATTCTCGGAGGCGATGGGCTTCAAGGCTGATCCGGCGAAGTTATTCAGCGTTCTGTTCAACAAAGCGCTGGAGGCGGACGCCGATGGCGGCGGGCTGCTCAGCTACGGCTATTTCTCAGGTGAGAACATCACCGGGATGGAGAAGGGACGGCCGCTGTTTGTCCGCTCGCCGGAGAGCCGGTTCACGCTGGGCAACTTTATGCGGACGCATCTGTTCTCCGCTTTTGGCGCGCTGAAGATTGGGATGGATATTCTGACCTTGAAGGAGCAGGTGTCCATCGACAGCATTCTGGCGCACGGCGGCTTGTTCAAGACGCCTGTCGTCGGACAGAGAATCGTGGCTGCTGCGATGAATGTTCCGGTCTCTGTGATGTCAACAGCCGGAGAAGGCGGCGCGTGGGGCATGGCGATTCTGGCTTCTTATATGAAGAACAGAGCGCAGCAGGAGCGTCTGGATGATTTCCTCGACCAGAAGGTCTTCAAGGATATCGAAGGCGAGACCATTCATCCGGTTGCGGCGGATGTGAAGGGCTTTGAATTGTTCATGGAACGCTACACGGCGGGTCTGGCGATTGAGCAGGCCGCTGTAGATCATCTCGTAGAGAACGGGGGGCATTAA